A region from the Enterobacter roggenkampii genome encodes:
- a CDS encoding phage GP46 family protein, translating into MSDIASFWNVDEMFADWQKGLGELTTGNDLQTAILASLFTDRLARADDDYEDSDRRGWWGDSGEESQLGSRLWLLRRKKLTPDVAKKAEEYSSEALNWLKVDGVVSEVIPVARIVLPDRLNLIIRYQAPGKDWQEFRFYWIWEQR; encoded by the coding sequence ATGAGTGACATCGCTTCATTCTGGAATGTGGATGAGATGTTTGCTGACTGGCAGAAAGGGCTGGGTGAACTCACCACGGGGAACGATTTACAGACTGCAATACTTGCCAGCCTGTTTACTGACAGGCTGGCAAGGGCTGACGATGATTATGAGGACAGCGATCGCCGCGGCTGGTGGGGGGATTCCGGGGAGGAATCGCAACTGGGATCCCGGCTGTGGCTGCTACGGCGGAAAAAACTGACCCCGGATGTCGCAAAAAAAGCGGAGGAATACTCGAGTGAAGCGCTCAACTGGTTAAAGGTTGATGGTGTTGTCAGCGAGGTTATTCCTGTTGCCAGGATTGTCCTGCCTGACCGGCTCAATCTCATTATCCGCTATCAGGCACCGGGGAAAGACTGGCAGGAATTCAGGTTTTACTGGATATGGGAGCAACGTTAA
- a CDS encoding phage baseplate assembly protein domain-containing protein produces MKQLFKHAATRIAGMLGIGRITAMKDGGVVQSIQYQTPLEVASAPRMAEFGFSSGLPAGTDVVLAFIGGDRSSAVVIASNHQGFRHTGLKSGETVMYNQWGLNILLTEKGIFLDAKGQDVEVNNATNVTINASQGILANTPILRCTGDIVDNCETNTRTLKELRDAHNDHDHVVKNAQSGNDNIRSQKTEDQVT; encoded by the coding sequence ATGAAGCAACTCTTTAAACATGCAGCGACCAGGATTGCCGGCATGCTGGGGATTGGCCGGATCACGGCCATGAAAGATGGTGGGGTGGTGCAGTCAATCCAGTACCAGACTCCGCTGGAGGTGGCCAGCGCACCGCGGATGGCAGAATTTGGCTTTTCATCCGGCCTGCCTGCCGGGACTGATGTGGTTCTGGCTTTTATTGGCGGTGATCGTTCCAGCGCGGTGGTAATTGCGTCCAACCACCAGGGGTTCCGTCATACAGGCCTGAAATCGGGCGAAACGGTCATGTATAACCAGTGGGGCCTTAATATTCTCCTGACGGAGAAGGGGATCTTCCTGGATGCAAAGGGCCAAGATGTTGAGGTCAATAACGCCACTAACGTGACCATCAATGCCAGCCAGGGGATCCTTGCAAATACCCCGATCCTGAGATGCACAGGTGACATTGTTGATAACTGTGAAACCAATACCCGAACACTGAAAGAGCTGCGGGATGCACATAATGACCACGATCATGTGGTTAAAAATGCCCAGAGTGGCAATGACAATATCCGCAGCCAAAAAACAGAGGATCAGGTGACATGA
- a CDS encoding phage baseplate assembly protein, producing the protein MNADSDLDVVSLTVDGKIIEGWDSVRVTRGIERFPSDFDLGLMDYFPGNEDRQLVEEGMSCEVRIGDDLTLTGYVDDWEPALSRSRHEVRATGRSKCQDLVDCSAEWPNNVINASNALEIASRLASYYGITVTTDVDELVKVPQFTLNWGESPQEVIDRVARWSALLYYDQPDGNLLLTRVGTRRAASGIAEGVNVEQAYYRKSMADRFSDYVGVSMSVSPIAGYSPDTAYDAVTLATARDPEAARMRYRKHISIVESTLMATQQAQSAIDWEMNRRYGRSKQLSVTIDSWRDKNGKLWEPNTLIPVDLPTLRLPETELLLAEVTYMRDDYGTHARMTLMPPEAFTVQPYAFYQNLAGFNT; encoded by the coding sequence ATGAATGCAGACAGCGATCTGGATGTTGTTTCTCTGACGGTCGACGGCAAAATCATCGAAGGCTGGGATTCTGTCCGGGTAACGCGGGGGATTGAGCGTTTTCCCTCTGATTTCGATCTTGGGCTGATGGATTACTTCCCTGGCAACGAAGATCGTCAGCTCGTTGAAGAGGGCATGTCCTGTGAAGTTCGTATCGGAGATGATCTGACGCTGACGGGATATGTGGATGACTGGGAACCCGCACTATCGCGCTCCCGCCATGAGGTCCGCGCCACGGGCAGGAGCAAATGTCAGGACCTGGTGGATTGCTCAGCCGAGTGGCCTAACAACGTCATTAATGCCAGTAATGCGCTTGAAATTGCTTCTCGCCTGGCATCCTACTATGGCATCACCGTAACCACGGATGTTGATGAACTTGTGAAGGTACCCCAGTTCACTCTGAACTGGGGGGAGTCTCCGCAAGAAGTCATCGATCGGGTGGCCAGATGGTCTGCTCTGCTTTACTACGATCAGCCCGATGGAAATTTGTTACTGACCCGGGTGGGAACACGTCGTGCGGCGAGTGGAATAGCCGAAGGGGTCAATGTCGAACAGGCGTACTACCGCAAATCGATGGCCGACAGGTTTTCAGATTATGTCGGTGTATCAATGAGCGTTTCTCCAATTGCAGGGTATTCGCCTGATACGGCCTATGACGCTGTGACTCTGGCAACGGCGAGAGATCCGGAGGCCGCCCGTATGCGGTACCGAAAACATATATCGATTGTGGAAAGTACCCTGATGGCTACTCAACAGGCACAAAGTGCGATCGACTGGGAAATGAACCGTCGGTACGGACGTTCAAAACAGCTCTCGGTAACCATCGATTCCTGGCGGGATAAAAACGGGAAACTGTGGGAACCAAACACATTGATCCCCGTTGATCTTCCCACGTTACGGTTGCCGGAGACTGAATTGCTGCTGGCAGAAGTCACCTATATGCGCGATGACTACGGCACCCATGCACGCATGACGCTGATGCCGCCTGAAGCATTCACCGTTCAGCCATATGCCTTCTACCAGAACCTGGCGGGATTTAACACATGA